The genomic region accacaagcctactgcaggggcaacacctttacctgcaggagtgtactgctggCCTACAgctgggggcaacctctgtacctgcaggactgtaaggggacaggacaacacctggccggccgtcaatcagtcggcctgaagggatcaagctccacccggtcgggtgtcaatcaccctctgggatacaagTCTGCACTGCCTtctgaagctcactcagagttactgcagctacagccagactggctctgtggaagactgtggattaaagcctgttgtacagtctttactttgtgtgtgtctgattctggctaacagcgcaccacaatttaatccacaaaattttcccatggctgccatggaaaaactcctgagcacaCGGAGCCTCGAAGTTGACCCAcaccacctggaagcccagacacaattcgagatctggcagcacgtggtcgaggcaatcatcaaggcacttgaaggcggcatcctggactcagatcggaagaggttggccctactctggtcaaagctgggtcctcaCATCTTCCagacaaccaaaggctgctccacgtacaagagcacaatggacactctcgagaacttgtacaagccccccatgaatgcggtctgtgcaaggtacctcctcaacacccaaatccagcaacccggggagatggctgagtcttacctggaacacctgtgagagttggcccgaccgtgtctggctgaacccggggtaggtgcagaggaggtcgagaggttgATCCGGTACGCCTTTGTacgagggctacgctcgagggccatctggcagaagctgctggaagacaatatctacaccctaaccaagacagtggaatTGGTCCAAACCTtagaagcagcagccctgcacatcaaagacttcgattccaggtttccccaggctccctcatggccctctcacactgcagctgcagccccagatcGAGCTGGGGAGGAAATTGTCGCTGCAGCAGGTGCCCAACACCCCTGTAAATACTGTGGGTCAGATtgacgatcgcgccaaaactgcccagctaggaaccagtattgttcccgatgtggcaagaaaggccacttcactaaagcgtgcctctcaaaaccagctggcagctcagcggccctctatgacctccccatctTCCCCGCGGACTCCTCCACGTGTGCATGCCGGGCGGTGCCATTGTCCCCGCTACGACTTCTGCCTTCTGCAACATCCAGCCCCACCAGCGACTGTTGCAGTGTGTGCCCCGATCACCTGGATCAGCCCCCGCCCTCAGCAGGGCCGGACGCCGTGAACTGCAGCAACATCACTTCCAGCTCACAGCGAGATGTCACTTCCGACTGACGTATTGACATCACTACCGCCGGCcatgatgacgtcacttccccggTGCAACGAACAcgactggggaaggaggccagccacacagcGGGCCCCCACATTCCGCCACCAGGGCCGGGCAGCGTCTGACACAGAGGGCCCCCGATGATGTTGAGAATGATGTGATCAATACGGGCGGAGATCAGGCCTCATTACCAATGCTCCCCACACCTCTGGGTGCCAACAGCTGCCGCTCGCTTCACCCCACCACcgatgtcgacgtggtcaacactggtgatgaccaggctgccctaccgacaccccccccccatgcctCCAGATGCCATAAATCGCTGTGCACAACCGCACTCTGACTCAACTCCAACTCAGAGacggtcctggccaccaccacgctcaccagggacatccctcacgacctcgGGCATTCTATGATGGAcatgcaagtcaacgggcaggtaatgaagcgcctgttcgacagtggcagcaccgagagcttaaTTCATCTGAGCGTgacccactccctgagattaaaagtccaccccacacCTGCTTGTTCGCCCTcgctgccaaggataagactgttggtgcCCTCGGGCGCACCTCGGCCAAtaaactgtgggaggggagacttacaaggGTTCTTACTTCTGTTTAAATAATTCAAGGACATCCATCCTTTTTGATTAAATCTCTACTCTGCCCTTTCAGTTTATTCCATGTTTTTAAATTGATTTCCATATTAGCAGCCTTGCAGTTTGCAATTTACTCTCATTGAAACCTTTACTTTGTTGAGGATCCGTTTCTCTCAAGTCATCTTATTATGGTATCAGTACAGCAAAATCCTTGGTATCCTGAACCTGTGGGTTTGGTAGATatcggataaatgtattttccggttgtttgagacttactcttacaatgcctaactaatacacccaaactaagaataaactgtttaaagACTCACTAAGTGTCTCCAAAAGTGAGTAGCGTTAAcattcttcatcctgggcacaaCTTTATGCAAACCTTATCCAAACAACccctatgagcaaagcacaaccaatgcATTCTACTGGCTGCATACCATCTTCAAAGATTTatgctacttcagagaacatttacttttacaatattaaatgtacagtttttattcttatattttaatatttattaatttttaatatttattttccttgatttgttttgccatttgcttgcaGCTGCTGGTTGCATTGTATTCCAGATACCTGGGGTTTTTCTGCATTGCAGAACGAGAGTTTTTGTGGCACAAGCTTCAAGTCTTGAAATATCAAGGTTGGATTCAAGTCAGCATCTGAATTAATTTGTTCTATTTCCAGGTTTCTTGCAATATCCAACATTACATAGTTGGAAAATACTTGTGGATAAACATGGTTCTATATACATTTGGGAAAAAGAAGATGTGTGTCTTCACATGTATATTTCTCTGCCTCTACACTGTATTCTATAAAATGTGTTTTCATAAAGTAGATCATTTGCTTAAGAATGAATTGAAAGATGATGAGATCAAGAGACTCCAAAATAGTTTGATTCAAGATGATGGACAGGAGTTATTGCTTGTTAGGGAGGGTGCAAAGAGATCTAGTAATGAAAATGCCAACAAAGATACTTCTTGGACATATTTTGATATTTTAAAGACAAATAACAGCAGATCCAAAGAGATGGAAATTCCAATGAAAGAAACATATGTCTCAAAGGATTTAATCAGGAGTCAACTGATAAAGGAACATCTCAAAGCAGCACAAACCACCAAAATGAAGCTCAAATTTAGAAATCAGTGGATACTTTGGAATGAAGACAGCTCTTCAAGCAATCTTAACTACAACCTAAAGGCAATCAAAAATAATTATGTTGCCATGAATAAGTATGGTGTACACTTTACTGGAACAAGGAGGACAAGAAAATTGAGCAGCAATGAATTATTGTGCGAACTGAAGCAAAGAGTTGAAGTGAATTCAATTCAGTTTGGAGATGAGTCCTTCGCTACAtccaaatggcatgaacatttaCCAAACAGAAATCTTTCCCAAGTTCTTGGACCTTTCCGAACTTGTGCTGTTGTGGCATCAGCTGGATCAATCCTCCAGTCGAAGCTTGGAAATGAAATAGGTGAGTTTTTACACCTAATTATGTTGACTGTTTGGATTCAAGGTTAATATTTGTTAAACTTTTGATTTCATTAGAATAAAGAATCCAGAGAGAAATGCCCTTCATGCAGCATATTCATCTGAGGTATTGGTAAGTATGAAGTTTAGCAGATAACTTGTTTGAAGTCTACCATTCTATCTTGGCTATTCAGTAGATAAGAAAGCCATTAGAAAGTACTCTCCAAATTTTTCTCGAGTTAGTAATACTGTAGTATGAAACAGTTTGGAGTGACTTTGAAGCAGAACTCCCAGGTGAAATGAGTCTCTTCAAACGTGCTGCCTCTACCATATAAACACCTGCTTGTTTCAAAGATGCTTTTGGTTACCATGCAACTGGAACTCATTGTCATTTTGTCACAATCTCTTAAAAACTTATGACATGAAGGAAATGTATGGTCATATGTTTCTGATGCTAATTACTGTACAATGTTTTCTCAATCCAAGCATGAAAATGTCAAGATTTATGGTTTGTTAATTCATGACCCAGTTTTGATTCTAACTGCTGaaactgtacattctccccatgaccacattcctctgatgctccagtttccccatatctccccTTAGTTGGCTAATTGATAGATTGAATGACCTTTAGTGATTGCAGTTGTGTGATAGAATCAGGGTGTTGTAATGGGCCACAGAAGTGCTGTGTGAGAGAATAGATTACAGGGGCACCCATGGGGGAGAGTATTTCTCTGAGAATCAGCATAGATAATGGGTTGACTAGTCTCCTATGTCTTAAGAGAATTTGACAAAGATTAAATTTTACATCCTGTGTGGGGGTATGAAGGGACTCTGAGGTTTGTTGATTTGTAAATTAATACCCCTAAAAACTGTTCAGCACAATACAGATTTGAATGCTTTGATTTATTTCCCTTTATAAGTCTGACATGTTTTTTGACATACAGTAAACCTCATTAGAACACGGTAGTTGGAGTCCAAGATTTCATTccgcgttacagccgagtcgcaAAACAAATGCATATacatcatgattcaggaagcaggaaaaccaaatactgtg from Narcine bancroftii isolate sNarBan1 chromosome 9, sNarBan1.hap1, whole genome shotgun sequence harbors:
- the LOC138742342 gene encoding beta-galactoside alpha-2,6-sialyltransferase 1-like; this encodes MVLYTFGKKKMCVFTCIFLCLYTVFYKMCFHKVDHLLKNELKDDEIKRLQNSLIQDDGQELLLVREGAKRSSNENANKDTSWTYFDILKTNNSRSKEMEIPMKETYVSKDLIRSQLIKEHLKAAQTTKMKLKFRNQWILWNEDSSSSNLNYNLKAIKNNYVAMNKYGVHFTGTRRTRKLSSNELLCELKQRVEVNSIQFGDESFATSKWHEHLPNRNLSQVLGPFRTCAVVASAGSILQSKLGNEIDAHDAVLRFNGAPTTGYESDVGSRTTIRVVNSQIISTQKDKFHGDNLFKAGVLIVWDPSPYSANLTEWYNHPDYNFFEDFIKYREENPVQPFYIINPKMQWQLWNILQENTPEDIQRCPPSSGLMGILIMMTICDQIDVYEFLPSLRQTDLCHYYEKYHDQACTVGAYHPLMFEKNLVKRINRSSNTEILNQGKATVPGFRTFQCPNPE